In Candidatus Desulforudis audaxviator MP104C, a genomic segment contains:
- a CDS encoding type II toxin-antitoxin system VapC family toxin yields MGIVIDTSVIIGFLRGHEPDKSCFAALLNTGEGVLTAVTLFELRVGLEQDSKKVRLIEKMYRLLGVLPFDMDAAACAAEIEKQLRVHGQTIGTRDVFIAGICMANRIPIVTGNAAHFARIDGLQVFTPTQITQ; encoded by the coding sequence GTGGGAATCGTAATTGACACCTCGGTGATAATTGGTTTTCTAAGGGGTCATGAACCGGACAAGAGTTGCTTTGCAGCACTATTGAATACCGGAGAAGGAGTTCTCACCGCCGTGACACTGTTTGAGTTAAGAGTCGGCCTTGAGCAAGACAGCAAAAAGGTGCGACTCATTGAGAAAATGTACCGGCTGTTGGGCGTGCTACCCTTTGATATGGATGCCGCTGCGTGTGCGGCCGAAATTGAGAAACAACTGCGCGTGCACGGGCAGACTATTGGCACGCGGGACGTCTTTATCGCCGGTATCTGTATGGCCAACAGAATACCCATCGTGACCGGTAACGCCGCTCACTTCGCACGCATTGACGGGCTCCAAGTCTTTACTCCAACGCAAATCACCCAGTAA
- the sigK gene encoding RNA polymerase sporulation sigma factor SigK: MLPAVLTAGVVSLINGVVLLLSHITNNSFPQPLSREEEKEYVRRMLAGDEHARNILTERNLRLVAHIIKKYDSTGEDTDDLISIGTIGLIKAINTFNPHKGARLATYAARCIENEILMHLRTVKKTRFEVSLQDPIGVDKEGNEITLIDILGTNPEVVEDKVETHFEQRRLLEKMHKLSRREKKVLALRFGLVDDTRQTQQEIAQDLGISRSYVSRIEKRALNKLVKELSLDPAR, from the coding sequence ATGCTGCCCGCCGTCCTCACCGCCGGCGTCGTCTCGTTGATCAACGGTGTCGTGCTGCTGCTCTCCCACATCACCAACAATTCCTTTCCCCAACCCCTTTCCCGCGAAGAAGAAAAAGAGTATGTCCGGCGCATGCTGGCCGGTGACGAACACGCCCGAAATATCCTGACCGAGCGTAACCTGCGTCTCGTGGCCCATATCATCAAAAAATACGATAGCACCGGGGAGGACACGGACGACCTCATTTCCATCGGCACCATCGGCCTCATCAAGGCCATCAACACCTTCAACCCGCACAAGGGCGCGCGCCTGGCGACCTACGCCGCCCGGTGCATCGAGAACGAAATCCTCATGCACCTGCGTACCGTGAAGAAGACCCGTTTCGAGGTCTCCCTGCAGGACCCCATCGGGGTTGACAAGGAGGGAAACGAAATCACCCTGATCGACATCCTGGGCACCAATCCGGAAGTGGTTGAGGATAAAGTGGAGACCCACTTCGAACAGCGTCGCCTGCTGGAGAAAATGCACAAGCTCTCGCGGCGGGAGAAGAAGGTGCTGGCCCTGCGCTTCGGGCTCGTGGACGACACCCGGCAGACCCAGCAGGAGATCGCCCAGGACCTGGGCATCTCCCGAAGCTACGTGTCCCGCATCGAAAAACGGGCGCTGAACAAACTCGTCAAGGAACTCTCGCTCGACCCCGCAAGGTAA
- a CDS encoding PilW family protein produces MIRLRLCDGQRGFTLIELLIASLILVLVLTVAQMLLFEALVSWQKGEARQEVRENLRRGLDRMSRELRAAQGLTGGCDEGRLVFVNTDGNTVTYYANEERQLVREVDGTTIVVARGISEARFSYHESGRVAIRLRGDAEGTSLELTTSVTLRETTG; encoded by the coding sequence ATGATACGGTTGAGGCTTTGCGACGGACAACGCGGCTTTACACTGATAGAACTGCTGATCGCATCACTTATCCTGGTGCTCGTCCTGACCGTGGCTCAGATGCTCCTTTTTGAGGCCCTGGTTTCCTGGCAGAAGGGCGAAGCCCGCCAGGAGGTGCGGGAGAATCTGCGACGAGGCCTAGACCGCATGTCCCGCGAACTGCGTGCGGCCCAGGGACTGACGGGGGGCTGTGACGAGGGGCGGCTGGTGTTCGTCAATACCGACGGCAATACGGTGACGTACTATGCAAATGAAGAACGGCAGCTGGTCCGCGAGGTGGACGGGACGACCATAGTAGTTGCCAGGGGGATCAGTGAAGCCCGGTTTTCTTATCACGAGTCCGGCCGGGTGGCCATACGCCTGCGGGGCGATGCCGAAGGGACCAGTCTCGAACTGACGACAAGCGTAACCCTGCGGGAAACGACCGGGTGA
- a CDS encoding GspH/FimT family pseudopilin has protein sequence MQPLEGRGGEPGSGKAGSAGFTLIEMAVVLAIIGIILAVAVPNMRTSLDSYHVRSAAAEIATTIRYAQQESVSREMRHKIVFDSGRNSYTLYRIECVDPGDPEEIQTELESSSLPANVLLAGTTFPAGELTFGEQGRPSTAGQVTLKGGSGQSRLVVVDGTGGVRVMTPSGES, from the coding sequence TTGCAGCCGCTGGAGGGCCGGGGTGGCGAGCCGGGGAGCGGGAAAGCCGGGAGCGCGGGTTTCACTCTGATCGAAATGGCGGTGGTCCTGGCGATTATCGGGATCATTCTGGCCGTCGCCGTGCCGAATATGCGAACGTCCCTGGATTCCTATCACGTCCGGAGTGCCGCCGCCGAGATCGCTACCACGATCCGGTACGCGCAGCAGGAAAGCGTGAGCCGGGAGATGCGGCACAAGATCGTATTCGATTCCGGGCGTAACAGCTATACCCTGTACAGGATTGAGTGCGTGGATCCGGGGGATCCGGAAGAGATCCAAACCGAACTGGAAAGCAGCTCTTTGCCGGCCAATGTGCTCTTGGCGGGCACAACCTTCCCTGCCGGCGAGCTCACCTTCGGGGAGCAGGGCCGCCCCTCCACGGCGGGGCAGGTGACCCTGAAGGGCGGTTCGGGGCAGTCCCGCCTGGTGGTGGTGGACGGCACCGGAGGGGTACGGGTGATGACCCCTTCCGGGGAATCCTGA
- a CDS encoding copper amine oxidase N-terminal domain-containing protein produces MSRYLTIAAMVLLLSFSFLIGADAVENRGIIVDGTRLVTNVNAYDVAGRIMVPLRPLAERLGGRVDFNYETGMVEVRRGQKHVIIPQHSLTYYENGRPKRTEWPAEIVNGRMMVPSSLIDDFFGSKTYCDGRNGFVIVLSR; encoded by the coding sequence ATGAGCAGATACCTCACCATAGCCGCGATGGTGTTACTGTTGTCCTTTAGCTTCCTGATCGGGGCGGACGCGGTGGAGAACCGCGGCATCATAGTCGATGGCACCCGCCTGGTGACGAACGTCAATGCTTACGACGTGGCCGGGCGCATTATGGTGCCGTTAAGGCCGCTGGCCGAAAGGCTGGGGGGGCGGGTAGATTTCAATTACGAAACCGGAATGGTGGAAGTCCGTCGGGGTCAAAAGCACGTAATAATACCTCAGCATTCACTGACCTATTACGAAAACGGGCGGCCCAAGCGTACCGAATGGCCTGCTGAGATTGTGAACGGACGCATGATGGTGCCTTCCAGCCTGATCGACGATTTTTTTGGTTCCAAAACCTATTGCGACGGGCGGAACGGATTCGTGATCGTACTCAGCCGGTAG
- a CDS encoding pilus assembly PilX N-terminal domain-containing protein, with the protein MVRNREGEAGQALVLVTMVVAIAIVVASALVTLGTGAVRVARAHTDDVKAYYIAEAGMERALAQLRLQPSWEGFVGNWEGFDPADGSVAFGGGKYAFEVAAGEWDSNMRREVTITSVGSYGSAQKTLVMPVRVELHEAVWNWPGLFVDGTTTQSWLGSLSLEITDEILENIGKVFVRGSLSVGGNARLTGNSLHVLGDLSVSGNARVIMNEVKVGGSITGPINDPSGKGIQVPTPGDCQSGLDPFPGEPPEVLTEQMLQYYNDLVQDEYLTTWDSSHLSSLEGIYRHVGDLTLSGEYAGYGTIIATGNITITRNLTKTTGASGSLRLISLGEQVKVQTCTLEADVIARKLCLNGNAGLKGTVIAQNVVLSGGGNGVNFEYDPGRILTNGMALPGTEVKILGWREKYGVF; encoded by the coding sequence GTGGTGCGCAATCGGGAAGGTGAGGCCGGCCAAGCCTTGGTTCTGGTAACCATGGTAGTGGCCATCGCCATTGTAGTGGCTTCCGCCCTGGTGACACTGGGGACCGGCGCGGTTAGGGTTGCCCGGGCACACACCGACGACGTGAAGGCCTACTACATCGCCGAGGCGGGCATGGAGCGGGCATTGGCCCAGTTGCGGCTCCAGCCGTCGTGGGAGGGCTTTGTCGGTAACTGGGAAGGTTTCGACCCGGCCGACGGGTCGGTTGCCTTCGGCGGGGGGAAGTATGCCTTTGAGGTCGCCGCCGGGGAATGGGACTCCAACATGCGCCGGGAAGTAACCATTACTTCCGTCGGCAGCTATGGCTCAGCGCAAAAGACTCTGGTAATGCCTGTCCGGGTAGAATTGCACGAGGCCGTCTGGAACTGGCCGGGTCTCTTTGTAGATGGGACGACAACCCAGTCTTGGCTGGGCTCCCTTTCGCTGGAGATAACCGATGAAATCCTTGAGAATATTGGGAAGGTGTTCGTGCGCGGCAGTCTCTCCGTTGGCGGAAACGCACGACTTACAGGAAACAGCCTCCACGTTCTTGGCGACCTAAGCGTCAGCGGGAACGCCAGGGTGATCATGAACGAAGTCAAGGTGGGGGGAAGCATTACCGGTCCAATAAACGATCCGTCTGGAAAGGGGATTCAGGTGCCTACTCCGGGTGACTGTCAGAGCGGCTTAGATCCGTTCCCGGGTGAGCCGCCGGAAGTCCTCACCGAACAAATGCTGCAATACTACAACGATCTTGTTCAGGACGAGTACCTTACGACATGGGACAGTAGTCACCTGAGCAGTCTGGAGGGTATCTATCGCCATGTGGGGGACCTTACGCTGTCGGGAGAGTATGCCGGCTACGGTACCATAATCGCCACCGGCAACATTACGATCACCAGGAACTTGACGAAAACGACCGGCGCGAGCGGTTCACTAAGGCTTATATCCTTGGGCGAACAAGTCAAGGTGCAAACCTGCACGCTGGAAGCAGATGTGATCGCCCGAAAACTCTGTTTGAATGGGAACGCAGGCCTGAAGGGCACCGTTATTGCTCAGAACGTGGTGCTGAGCGGTGGCGGAAACGGTGTAAATTTTGAATATGACCCGGGTCGAATCCTGACCAACGGCATGGCTTTGCCCGGAACCGAGGTTAAGATTCTTGGCTGGCGTGAGAAATACGGGGTTTTCTAG
- a CDS encoding PilN domain-containing protein, whose product MYKINLLPPELQKDVSVDMGRLKKLLVLAAVFVVLVGSYGSFLWQYHARNAELAQLRAQVALVKPIAEQVDALAARSAENEKRSAELETLLLGQIRWTRLLNDINYNLPADVFLGVIRAGRVEDVPVLGGFASPSGLKADKTAAGKAEPQGLVLPNVITIQGVAQSTASIGVLINNLYSLPYFELVQLKYLEEEVLTFHGHKLFEVDAYLKGADIDVAEPQ is encoded by the coding sequence ATGTACAAGATCAACCTTTTACCGCCTGAACTCCAGAAAGATGTTTCCGTGGATATGGGGCGTCTTAAGAAACTGCTGGTTTTGGCGGCGGTGTTCGTGGTGCTGGTCGGTAGCTACGGTTCATTTCTCTGGCAGTACCACGCCCGTAACGCGGAACTGGCCCAACTGCGCGCCCAGGTGGCGCTGGTGAAACCAATCGCCGAGCAGGTGGACGCGCTTGCGGCCCGGAGTGCGGAAAACGAAAAGCGCAGCGCGGAGCTGGAAACGCTCCTGTTGGGTCAGATCAGGTGGACCAGGCTGCTGAATGACATCAACTATAACCTGCCGGCCGACGTGTTTCTGGGTGTGATTCGGGCCGGACGGGTAGAGGATGTCCCGGTTCTGGGCGGTTTTGCTTCCCCATCTGGTTTGAAGGCGGACAAGACAGCGGCCGGCAAGGCCGAGCCGCAGGGCTTGGTACTACCCAACGTGATCACGATTCAAGGGGTGGCCCAGTCCACCGCTTCTATCGGGGTGCTGATCAACAACCTTTACAGCCTGCCCTATTTCGAACTGGTCCAACTCAAATACCTGGAAGAAGAAGTGCTTACTTTCCACGGACACAAGCTGTTCGAGGTCGACGCATACCTGAAAGGGGCTGATATCGATGTGGCAGAACCTCAGTGA
- a CDS encoding HD domain-containing phosphohydrolase translates to MSEIEFRLAALEERIRELETVLEVSGVISATLDADRIMDVVLDACMGAVSAEAGTLWILDDEYLLPVATRGPKADRLQELKLKKGEGLAGQVCEGREPVFVEDVTRDERWASHFGETTGFITRSMLVVPLFTEEKSVGSLQLINKLDGALFNDADLRISRALALHSAKVIVNSRRHVQQRRFLNSLLAAVADLLDARDPRAKGHSERVSQYALLIAQELGLDPEEQDLVQWASLLHDVGKITVPEEILAKAHPLDVRAWEQINQHPIQGGNIIIQLRPKSLTRYLWAGVRYHHERYDGNGFPTGLSGEDIPLVARIIAIANAFDNMVSTERYGPAVAAVEALEEIERCAGTCYDPKLVDAFVCAMRSRLTATQP, encoded by the coding sequence ATGAGCGAGATCGAATTCAGGCTGGCGGCCCTGGAAGAGCGCATCAGGGAACTAGAAACCGTCCTTGAAGTCAGCGGGGTGATCAGTGCCACCCTGGACGCTGACCGGATAATGGACGTGGTGCTGGATGCCTGCATGGGGGCCGTAAGCGCAGAAGCCGGCACGCTCTGGATCCTGGATGACGAATACCTGTTGCCGGTGGCCACTCGCGGCCCCAAAGCCGACCGCCTGCAAGAGTTGAAGCTGAAAAAAGGGGAGGGTCTGGCCGGCCAGGTCTGCGAAGGCCGGGAGCCGGTGTTTGTAGAGGACGTAACCAGGGACGAGCGCTGGGCAAGCCATTTTGGCGAGACCACCGGGTTCATCACCCGTTCAATGCTGGTGGTTCCCCTGTTTACCGAAGAGAAGAGTGTTGGTTCACTGCAACTGATCAACAAACTGGATGGCGCGCTTTTCAATGACGCGGATTTGAGGATTAGCAGAGCCCTCGCGCTTCACTCGGCCAAGGTCATCGTCAACAGCCGCCGGCACGTGCAGCAGCGCCGGTTTCTAAACTCTCTGCTCGCTGCTGTTGCGGACTTGCTTGATGCGCGGGATCCGCGAGCCAAGGGGCACTCGGAGCGTGTCAGCCAATACGCTCTTCTAATTGCTCAAGAGTTGGGGCTTGACCCGGAGGAACAGGATTTGGTTCAATGGGCCTCCCTGCTGCACGACGTCGGCAAAATCACCGTACCTGAGGAAATCCTGGCGAAAGCCCACCCGCTGGACGTGAGAGCCTGGGAACAGATCAACCAGCACCCCATCCAGGGGGGGAACATCATCATCCAGCTTAGACCTAAAAGCCTGACCCGTTACTTGTGGGCCGGGGTGCGCTACCACCACGAACGCTACGACGGCAACGGCTTCCCCACGGGTCTGTCGGGGGAGGATATACCGCTGGTGGCCCGGATCATCGCCATCGCCAACGCTTTTGACAACATGGTTAGCACCGAGCGCTACGGCCCGGCCGTGGCCGCGGTAGAGGCCCTGGAGGAAATCGAGCGCTGCGCCGGTACCTGCTACGACCCAAAGCTGGTGGATGCTTTTGTATGCGCAATGCGTTCCCGCCTGACCGCGACGCAGCCGTAG
- the pilM gene encoding type IV pilus assembly protein PilM: MNVKQLVKRILPQRTTFTAVDYGTRAIKVATVSLAGPQPTLLQLVRTAQPELGNDETDEGARLSRLAEAVDAAGIKGQHVFAALGADKVITRLVRVPRMPEKELASAVSFEAEKSIPIPLSDLIVRYVKLGETEGEDGTQQQLLLAAVPAQVVHDFYELFVQAGVTISALDLQPLALWRVLGGVVGHEEHPAEVVAVADLGAAHTTLIVVDRGALVFCHSLGVGGDLLTKSMADTYGIDFGEAQQLKEKSGKILSAEEAANITSPDEMQLDFSLRDGLGEIVRELRRALDYYAAGKNARPIKRLVLSGGTCNLKGFVSFMAEALEFPVELGTLPFAVPEGVEAEMSVCDPAMFMAVGLALREARFSLTRPGKGD; this comes from the coding sequence TTGAATGTCAAGCAACTGGTGAAAAGGATTCTGCCCCAGCGCACCACCTTTACGGCCGTGGACTACGGCACGCGGGCGATCAAGGTCGCGACGGTGAGCCTGGCGGGGCCCCAGCCCACGCTGCTGCAACTGGTGCGAACGGCCCAGCCGGAGCTCGGGAACGATGAGACCGACGAGGGGGCCCGGCTGAGTCGGCTGGCGGAGGCGGTGGATGCGGCAGGGATCAAGGGCCAGCACGTGTTTGCCGCCCTGGGGGCGGACAAGGTCATCACGCGCCTTGTCCGGGTGCCCAGAATGCCGGAAAAGGAACTGGCCTCGGCGGTCAGTTTCGAGGCGGAAAAGTCCATCCCCATTCCGTTGTCGGACCTGATCGTGCGGTACGTCAAGCTGGGTGAAACCGAGGGCGAGGATGGGACGCAGCAGCAGTTATTGCTGGCGGCGGTGCCGGCGCAGGTGGTGCACGATTTCTACGAGCTGTTTGTCCAGGCCGGCGTGACCATCTCAGCCCTGGACTTGCAGCCGCTGGCCCTCTGGCGGGTGTTGGGCGGGGTGGTCGGCCACGAGGAACATCCCGCGGAGGTGGTGGCCGTGGCCGACCTGGGCGCGGCGCACACGACACTCATTGTGGTTGACCGGGGGGCGCTGGTATTCTGTCATTCGCTGGGTGTGGGCGGAGACCTGCTGACCAAGTCCATGGCCGACACGTACGGGATCGATTTCGGCGAGGCGCAGCAATTGAAAGAGAAGAGCGGGAAGATCCTATCGGCGGAGGAGGCGGCGAACATCACCTCGCCCGACGAGATGCAGCTGGACTTTTCCCTCCGGGACGGCCTGGGCGAAATTGTGCGGGAACTCCGCCGGGCGTTGGATTATTACGCCGCGGGCAAAAACGCCCGGCCGATCAAAAGGTTGGTGTTGAGCGGGGGGACCTGCAATCTCAAAGGATTCGTGTCCTTTATGGCTGAGGCCCTGGAGTTCCCGGTGGAACTCGGTACCCTGCCGTTTGCGGTACCCGAGGGCGTTGAGGCGGAGATGTCGGTGTGCGATCCGGCGATGTTCATGGCGGTGGGGCTGGCTTTACGTGAGGCGCGGTTCAGCCTCACCAGGCCGGGGAAGGGGGACTGA
- the mobAB gene encoding bifunctional molybdenum cofactor guanylyltransferase MobA/molybdopterin-guanine dinucleotide biosynthesis adaptor protein MobB, whose amino-acid sequence MNRSWYSAAVLAGGKNSRMNVPKAFLDVGGRPIIQRVLDEIRPHFDETMIIANEDAGYTGLGVPVYPDLIPGRGPLSGIHAALSHAAHPCTFVVACDMPFVNGRLARLVAEKAEGWDCAVPKAGKHPEPLFAAYTKSCLPAVNECLEQNRLKVMDLLSRLRVNYVEEDLVALTGPGDIFFNVNNPQDLSQARALAQPGGSRPETGFSGRPPLFCVVGTSNSGKTLLVTRLVQEFRERGFRVGTVKHCPHGADMDVSGKDSWQHSRAGAELAMVTTPGRLALFRELPAELSLEEVAAHFRGLDLLIVEGYKHLDYPKILVRSDRNWPGNPQGLFALVGPGLPELDLPVYDPEDVKGLAAAVVDRLGLNRQLAGGV is encoded by the coding sequence TTGAACCGTTCTTGGTATTCCGCGGCCGTTCTGGCCGGGGGCAAAAACTCACGGATGAATGTGCCCAAAGCCTTCCTTGACGTGGGCGGAAGGCCGATTATCCAGCGGGTGCTGGATGAAATCCGGCCCCATTTCGACGAGACAATGATCATCGCCAATGAGGACGCCGGTTACACCGGCCTGGGTGTGCCCGTGTACCCGGACCTCATCCCGGGGCGGGGCCCTTTGAGCGGCATTCACGCGGCGCTCTCGCATGCGGCCCACCCCTGCACTTTTGTCGTGGCATGTGATATGCCGTTTGTCAACGGCCGTCTGGCCCGGCTAGTTGCGGAAAAGGCCGAGGGCTGGGATTGTGCGGTGCCCAAGGCCGGAAAGCACCCGGAACCGCTGTTTGCGGCCTACACGAAGAGTTGCCTGCCCGCGGTGAACGAGTGCCTGGAGCAGAACCGCCTGAAGGTGATGGATTTGTTGTCCCGGCTGCGGGTAAATTACGTCGAAGAAGATCTGGTGGCCTTGACGGGGCCGGGGGATATCTTTTTTAATGTAAACAACCCGCAAGACCTGAGTCAGGCGCGGGCGCTGGCCCAACCCGGCGGTTCCCGGCCGGAAACCGGGTTCTCCGGGCGGCCGCCTCTTTTTTGCGTGGTTGGCACCTCGAATTCCGGAAAGACCCTGCTGGTGACCCGGTTGGTGCAGGAATTCCGGGAGCGGGGTTTCCGGGTGGGTACGGTGAAACACTGCCCGCACGGCGCCGATATGGACGTGTCCGGCAAGGATTCCTGGCAGCATTCGCGGGCCGGGGCCGAACTGGCGATGGTGACTACGCCTGGCCGGCTGGCCCTGTTCCGGGAGTTGCCGGCCGAGTTGTCCCTGGAGGAGGTCGCGGCTCATTTCCGGGGGCTGGACCTGCTGATCGTGGAGGGCTATAAACATCTGGACTATCCCAAGATACTGGTCCGGTCCGACCGGAATTGGCCGGGCAACCCGCAGGGGTTGTTCGCCTTGGTCGGTCCGGGTTTGCCGGAACTCGACCTCCCGGTGTATGATCCGGAGGATGTCAAGGGTCTCGCCGCCGCGGTGGTCGACCGTCTTGGCTTGAACCGGCAGCTGGCTGGGGGGGTGTAG
- a CDS encoding ISLre2-like element ISCde3 family transposase encodes MFKIRFLLEVVLFLAKGIFEVFRSVRNVDELEERVQRLVQQAGGKMLEEALAHIDLELSGKRDPALKNVGQRSRTLVTSFGEITVKRRLYRNQKTGAYRFLLDEALGIPERQRVTPRMTRMILELGTEMPFRRAARVMGFLVPGIHWMTVWSKVQDAGEKAARDAEALREAVFEDGVVPEGGKEVRELSIEADGVVIPLQRSPKAFGEIKLFIGYEGREQKTRKLVNRYTVATARGSRVAWEDTGAAFGHKWDLSRVERIRIGGDGAEWIKQGLEMFPGATYHLDPFHLRRRLTEALSYSSNVYETVTEGLAELNQDAVVSALDQAIRVNRGARRNGIMRLKEYLLANWQGIAALPEGDRLGAIEGQVRHTIARRTKRIGARWSPAGAERMGRLLAVRANDELDRYAVHSEPRFDLLKKAVGAEAIQLPKRFGKDPEAWLQANVPALEGPHAGKHWVKHIVREISSPRWSTV; translated from the coding sequence ATGTTCAAGATTCGCTTTCTGCTTGAGGTAGTCCTGTTTCTGGCCAAGGGAATTTTTGAGGTGTTCAGGTCGGTGCGCAATGTGGATGAGTTGGAAGAGCGGGTGCAGCGGTTGGTTCAACAGGCAGGCGGCAAAATGCTGGAGGAGGCGCTGGCACACATTGACCTTGAGTTAAGCGGCAAGCGGGATCCAGCCCTCAAGAACGTGGGACAGCGGTCGCGGACCCTGGTCACCAGCTTCGGTGAGATTACGGTTAAGCGCCGACTGTACCGTAACCAGAAGACCGGCGCGTACCGGTTCCTTCTGGACGAAGCCTTGGGAATCCCTGAACGCCAACGGGTGACACCGCGGATGACCCGTATGATCCTGGAGCTAGGCACGGAGATGCCCTTCAGGCGCGCGGCCCGGGTTATGGGTTTTCTAGTACCGGGGATTCACTGGATGACCGTCTGGTCTAAGGTTCAGGATGCTGGAGAAAAGGCCGCCCGGGATGCTGAGGCACTACGCGAGGCCGTCTTTGAAGACGGTGTGGTTCCTGAAGGCGGCAAGGAGGTTCGGGAGTTATCCATTGAAGCCGATGGTGTAGTAATACCCTTGCAGCGGTCGCCCAAGGCGTTTGGTGAGATCAAGCTGTTTATCGGCTACGAGGGCAGGGAACAAAAGACCCGGAAACTGGTGAACCGTTACACGGTGGCCACCGCCAGGGGCAGCCGGGTGGCTTGGGAAGACACCGGGGCGGCCTTCGGCCACAAGTGGGACCTTAGCAGGGTAGAGCGGATCCGCATTGGTGGGGACGGCGCCGAGTGGATCAAACAAGGCCTGGAGATGTTCCCCGGGGCGACTTACCACCTTGACCCCTTCCACCTGCGCCGGCGTTTAACCGAGGCTTTAAGTTACAGCAGCAACGTCTATGAAACTGTCACCGAAGGGTTAGCCGAGCTAAACCAAGATGCGGTAGTTTCCGCCTTGGATCAGGCGATTCGGGTCAACCGGGGTGCACGCCGTAACGGGATCATGCGGCTTAAGGAGTATCTCCTGGCTAACTGGCAAGGTATCGCCGCCTTGCCGGAGGGAGACCGTTTAGGTGCGATCGAGGGCCAGGTCCGTCACACCATCGCCAGGCGAACAAAGCGGATTGGGGCGCGTTGGAGCCCGGCCGGTGCGGAACGGATGGGACGCCTGTTAGCGGTACGGGCTAATGATGAGCTGGACAGATACGCGGTACACTCGGAACCCCGGTTCGACCTACTGAAAAAGGCTGTCGGAGCCGAGGCAATCCAACTGCCCAAACGCTTCGGCAAAGATCCCGAGGCCTGGCTTCAAGCCAACGTGCCCGCCCTTGAAGGACCGCACGCCGGAAAACACTGGGTCAAGCACATAGTAAGAGAGATTAGTTCACCGAGGTGGTCTACGGTCTAA
- a CDS encoding prepilin-type N-terminal cleavage/methylation domain-containing protein: MTTGLTLRQGGTGGVTSRKTGLTRQSVGFTVIEVLVATVIISIVLAPLATAYMLHHRASVRAGAETTALMLAQDRLEELKARPYAEVAGTAFRWFTEVPGYEQYAGYGYEVEVSTGALRVKTITVTVTYPTLDGTGTLALQTERARR, encoded by the coding sequence ATGACCACAGGTTTGACACTGCGGCAAGGGGGGACAGGAGGCGTGACCTCCCGGAAAACCGGTCTGACACGCCAATCGGTCGGTTTCACGGTCATCGAGGTGCTGGTGGCCACGGTAATTATCTCCATTGTGCTGGCGCCCCTGGCCACCGCCTACATGCTGCATCACCGGGCATCGGTACGCGCCGGTGCTGAAACCACGGCGCTAATGCTGGCACAGGACAGGCTGGAGGAGCTGAAAGCCAGACCGTACGCCGAGGTGGCCGGCACTGCCTTCCGGTGGTTCACCGAGGTACCGGGCTACGAGCAGTACGCCGGTTACGGGTACGAAGTGGAGGTAAGCACCGGAGCGCTCCGCGTCAAGACAATTACCGTCACGGTGACTTACCCGACCCTGGACGGCACTGGCACGCTGGCCTTGCAGACGGAACGGGCGCGACGATGA
- a CDS encoding CopG family transcriptional regulator, which translates to MRTTIEIPDDKRAKLLAIAARRGFRGYSQIVNEALDLYLAKYAHARDTDIKEILSLAGTLEDTEAREVENKIRKVWERWES; encoded by the coding sequence ATGCGAACCACCATTGAAATACCGGATGACAAGAGAGCCAAACTTCTGGCCATCGCCGCACGCCGCGGTTTCAGAGGGTACTCGCAAATTGTAAATGAAGCACTGGATCTGTATCTGGCTAAGTACGCACACGCCCGGGACACAGATATCAAGGAGATCCTCTCCTTGGCCGGCACCCTCGAAGACACTGAGGCCCGGGAAGTTGAAAACAAGATCCGGAAGGTGTGGGAGCGGTGGGAATCGTAA